The sequence GCGAACGACGAACAAAGATCCCGGCTCCTGGTCGAAGATGATCTCGACGGGAACGCGCGAATCGGAGCATCCCAGCACGACCCCGAACGGACTCTGGCTGTTCGCCAGGCCTGCGATGCGGGCGGCGAACGGCTCGCCGCGCAGCACACCGGCCACGAAACGCGCGTTGCCGGCTTTGAGCCGCTCGAGCGCGTCCGCCGGGTTCAGCTGCGACATGCGGACGCTTTCTTGCGGGTGTAACATACTTGACTAAAGTAGATCATTCCGGTAAGATGGTTGCATGGACAAGCAGCCGATTCCTAAGACGATGCTCGAAGCGGTTCGGCAATTCGCTGACCCGCAGAAGGCACATGACTTCTTCGTTCAGATTCGCTTTCCGAACGGAGTAGCTTGCCCCCGGCTCGGCTGCGGCTCGCCGGCGGTCGCCTATATGCCCAAGGTATGGCGTTGGTACTGCAACGACTGCAAGCGGCAATTCTCGGCCAAGGTAGGCACTGTTTTTGAGGACTCCCCGATTCCGCTCACCAAGTGGCTTCCCGCTGTTTGGTTGATCGCAAGCAACCGCAACGGCATCTCGTCTTACGAAATAGCTCGTGGCCTTCAGGTCACGCAAAAGACGGCCTGGTTTATGCTCCACCGGATTCGGGAGATGATGGGCGACCATTCGGACGAGATGCTGACGGGCACCGTTGAGGCCGACGAAACATATATCGGTGGCAAGTGGAAGAACCGCTCGAAGAAGGATCGCGCCGGAACCCGTACTCGGACCTCGGTTCGGTTTGACAACAAGACGCCCGTATTCGGCATTGTGCAGCGCAAGGGCCGCGTTCGCGCCTGGTCCGTTCCAGACCGCAAGTTGACAAAGACAATCTTGCCGAAGCTGCGTGAGAGCATACACCACGACGCCACGGTTTACACGGACGCCGCCACGCTCTACACATATTAACGAGTTTTTTCTGAAACACTCGGCGGTGAGCCATCACCTCGAAGAGTACGTGCGAGGCGACGTTCATACAAACAATATCGAGGCGTTCTGGGCGGTTTTAAAGCGCACGATCGGAGGAACCTATACGCACGTTCACCCGCGCCACTTAGACCGCTACCTTGCCGAGCAGGTCTATCGGTTCAACGAGCGCGAGAACGCGGATGGACCGCGCTTCGCCAAGGTTACGAAGGGTGCGGATGGCAAGCGGCTGACGTATAAGGCGCTGATCGCCAAGAATTAGCTCTGATGCCTGAGGACTTTCGTGGCCCGTTCCTAAAGCTGGAGCGGGCCAAGACACATATCTCGGACCTGAACGATCTCTTGAAGCGTTTTATTAAGCTCCACGCTTATAAGGCCGTCGCGGACTTTGACCTTGAGCCCGGTCGGATTACCTGGGTCGCCAGAGGTGAAGGCGGATTTAACCATGATGAATTCGGGCCATTTATCGGAGATGTAATTCACAATCTCCGGGACAGCCTCGACCTTGCTGTGAGCGTCCTCTGCCGGAACGCCGGCTTGCCAGACACAGGCGTTTCCTTCCCCACTGGATCTTCCCGAGAACGCTTTGAGGAGGCCATCGGTAAGGGATTTAAACCAAAACCCTCCGTTACCGCCAAGTTTCCCGCGAATGTTATCGGAGTACTTGAAACGCGGATAGAGCCATACAAACACGGGCACGGGTATTGGCTGCGAACCCTCCACAATCTCGCAATCCTCGACAAGCATCGGCTCATTGTTCCAACGCTTTTCGGGGTCAGCATGGTCCACATGAAGATTGGTGGCGGTGATGTTCCCGCCCATTTCTTTGCCAAGCCTAAACCGATAGAAGACGGTGGACAACTCTACCAGATTAGCCGTGCCCAATGGCCGGAAATCAAGGTCAATGACGAGGCACCCCTTACCTTGTCGATACAATTCGATAGACGGAGTGGGGAGCTTTGGCACTGGGAAGTTGTGGATGGCCTTATTCGACTCCAAAACGTAACGGAACAAACGCTCGGCGTTCTCGAATCCTGTCTCTAGC is a genomic window of Candidatus Binatia bacterium containing:
- a CDS encoding IS1595 family transposase; this encodes MDKQPIPKTMLEAVRQFADPQKAHDFFVQIRFPNGVACPRLGCGSPAVAYMPKVWRWYCNDCKRQFSAKVGTVFEDSPIPLTKWLPAVWLIASNRNGISSYEIARGLQVTQKTAWFMLHRIREMMGDHSDEMLTGTVEADETYIGGKWKNRSKKDRAGTRTRTSVRFDNKTPVFGIVQRKGRVRAWSVPDRKLTKTILPKLRESIHHDATVYTDAATLYTY
- a CDS encoding transposase, with product MSHHLEEYVRGDVHTNNIEAFWAVLKRTIGGTYTHVHPRHLDRYLAEQVYRFNERENADGPRFAKVTKGADGKRLTYKALIAKN